A window from Schistocerca gregaria isolate iqSchGreg1 chromosome 8, iqSchGreg1.2, whole genome shotgun sequence encodes these proteins:
- the LOC126285054 gene encoding uncharacterized protein LOC126285054, translated as MKQPFSCKQTGGETVKITLSSLDDHRAVMGYAGDAGLPTYTFPVVRPAILQVILRGVIRTLPNDVLKQQLQKMGFAATTVEYHRMPGTNKLSGLRLVILPDSTDHRKIFQVTRLMGLVISAERLRRTRGNIQCFRCQGFNHVARHCTFPYRCVKCAGDHDFRSCPAAKETPAKCCLCGGDHTANFRSCPAHKAASRRRRGLPPLPKTARRRRSEAGGRQRPAAPPSSAPTLMEHRAAKALGPPPHAPAVLTHDDADAPSAAPPLATAAFPPLREQRRPAAWARPAPTTRPDGPDDIRDLVALMQTMTTAIMEMNMAIQQLPTTLAAIVESTVRGVLLASGVQQHQDG; from the coding sequence ATGAAGCAGCCTTTCTCCTGCAAGCAGACGGGCGGTGAAACAGTGAAGATCACTCTCTCGTCGTTGGATGACCATCGAGCAGTGATGGGCTATGCAGGCGACGCGGGCCTACCGACGTACACCTTCCCGGTGGTCCGCCCGGCCATCCTACAGGTAATCCTGCGCGGCGTCATTCGGACGCTGCCAAATGACGTCCTCAAACAGCAGCTGCAGAAGATGGGCTTCGCGGCTACCACCGTCGAATACCACCGCATGCCGGGCACAAACAAGTTGTCTGGCCTCCGACTAGTCATCCTACCAGACTCGACCGACCACCGGAAGATCTTCCAAGTGACGCGACTGATGGGCCTCGTCATCTCAGCAGAGCGCCTCCGAAGGACCCGTGGCAACATTCAATGCTTTCGCTGCCAAGGGTTCAACCATGTCGCTCGCCACTGCACATTCCCCTACCGATGTGTGAAGTGCGCGGGCGACCACGACTTCCGCTCCTGCCCAGCAGCGAAAGAGACTCCAGCCAAATGCTGCCTTTGTGGCGGTGACCACACCGCCAATTTTCGGTCTTGTCCGGCACACAAAGCCGCCAGCCGACGCCGACGGGGACTTCCGCCGCTCCCCAAGACAGCTCGAAGAAGACGCTCTGAGGCCGGCGGCCGACAGCGCCCAGCAGCACCCCCATCCAGTGCGCCGACGCTCATGGAACACCGGGCGGCCAAGGCCTTAGGGCCGCCCCCTCACGCTCCAGCCGTATTGACACACGATGACGCCGACGCGCCCTCTGCCGCACCACCTCTGGCGACTGCTGCGTTCCCGCCCCTGCGAGAGCAACGCCGTCCTGCCGCCTGGGCTCGCCCAGCACCGACAACACGCCCAGATGGCCCTGACGACATACGGGACCTCGTCGCCCTCATGCAGACAATGACAACTGCCATCATGGAGATGAACATGGCCATCCAGCAACTGCCGACAACCCTTGCAGCAATCGTGGAGAGCACCGTCCGCGGTGTGCTCCTCGCTTCCGGAGTCCAACAACATCAAGATGGATAG